The Caballeronia sp. NK8 genome includes a window with the following:
- a CDS encoding LysR substrate-binding domain-containing protein — protein sequence MDTAFLSNLLLVVDTGSMAEAARRVGVTPAAIAQQMSALERELGIALFVRSGRTVMPTEAGHRVIERARGLVADFADLKAHALEGEATGELRIGTITTALLSLLPDVLANFAREFPRAKLLIRAGTSMELYDTLQRGDLDVAICLHPAFALPKAYDWHLLREEPLVVLAPARLAHEDPHELLRREPFIRYDRTLGGGKQADRYLQAARIVPHELFELNALMAIAMMVDRGLGVSLVPDIVSPMTSALSVARLALPVRTEPRRFGMVWQRASPRARLIQGLLQCADEAVAASLARGE from the coding sequence ATGGACACGGCATTTCTCTCCAATCTGCTGCTCGTCGTCGATACGGGATCGATGGCGGAGGCCGCGCGCCGCGTCGGCGTGACGCCGGCGGCGATCGCGCAGCAGATGTCGGCGCTCGAGCGCGAACTGGGCATCGCGCTCTTCGTGCGCTCCGGCCGCACCGTGATGCCGACCGAGGCGGGGCATCGCGTGATCGAGCGGGCGCGGGGTCTCGTCGCGGATTTCGCGGATCTGAAGGCGCATGCGCTCGAAGGCGAGGCGACGGGTGAACTGCGCATCGGCACGATCACGACGGCGCTTCTGAGCCTGCTGCCCGATGTGCTGGCCAATTTCGCGCGCGAATTCCCGCGCGCGAAGTTGCTGATTCGCGCGGGCACCTCGATGGAGCTTTACGACACGCTGCAACGCGGCGATCTCGATGTCGCCATCTGCCTGCATCCCGCGTTCGCGCTGCCCAAGGCATACGACTGGCATCTGCTGCGCGAGGAGCCGCTCGTCGTGCTCGCGCCGGCGCGGCTTGCGCACGAAGACCCGCACGAACTGCTGCGGCGCGAGCCGTTCATCCGCTATGACCGCACGCTCGGCGGCGGCAAGCAGGCGGATCGGTACTTGCAGGCCGCACGCATCGTGCCGCACGAGCTTTTCGAGCTGAACGCGCTGATGGCGATTGCGATGATGGTCGATCGCGGCCTCGGCGTGTCGCTGGTGCCGGACATCGTCTCGCCGATGACGTCGGCGCTTTCCGTCGCGCGGCTCGCGTTGCCGGTTCGGACGGAACCGCGCCGCTTCGGCATGGTGTGGCAAAGGGCATCGCCGCGAGCGCGCCTGATTCAGGGCTTGTTGCAATGCGCGGATGAGGCGGTCGCGGCGAGCCTTGCGCGCGGCGAGTAG
- a CDS encoding DEAD/DEAH box helicase produces MSFASLGLIDPLLRNLQRLNYQTPTPVQVKAIPVVLSGKDVMAAAQTGTGKTAGFALPLLQRLMQHGPAVSSNRARVLVLVPTRELAEQVLQSFIEYGKDLDLRFLSAYGGVSINPQMMKLRKGVDVLVATPGRLLDLNRQNAVQFDEVQTLVLDEADRMLDLGFARELDAVFAALPARRQTLLFSATFSDDVRAIAASILRSPVNISVSPPNAAAGNIEQWVVPVDKRNKPELFMHLVAENKWEHALVFVKTRNGVDYLAAMLDEAGYAVDTIHGDKPQPARLRALERFKTGEVNMLVATDVAARGLDIDDLPLVINVDLPIVAQDYVHRIGRTGRAGASGVAVSLVCADEAPQLAAIEALIRQTLPREEEPGFEAEHRVPQTSATGQIIKKPKKPKKPKVPQAAPGAMQKLTKKTRPQSGEDKRKPAAQRAVAGGTGTSLSGANPFSAQKRRSKPASKPVAGSRTPAGKPAGGRSKRQP; encoded by the coding sequence ATGTCTTTTGCCTCGCTTGGCCTGATCGATCCGTTGCTGCGTAATTTGCAGCGCCTCAATTACCAGACACCTACGCCGGTGCAGGTCAAGGCGATTCCTGTTGTGCTCAGTGGCAAGGACGTCATGGCGGCGGCACAGACCGGCACTGGCAAGACGGCGGGTTTCGCGTTGCCGCTTTTGCAACGGCTGATGCAACATGGCCCGGCCGTGTCCAGCAACCGCGCGCGCGTTCTGGTTCTGGTGCCCACGCGTGAGCTGGCCGAACAAGTGCTGCAAAGCTTTATCGAGTACGGCAAAGACCTCGACTTACGATTTCTGTCCGCCTACGGCGGTGTGAGTATCAACCCGCAGATGATGAAGTTGCGCAAAGGCGTGGATGTGCTCGTTGCCACGCCGGGCCGTTTGCTAGATCTCAATCGCCAGAACGCCGTGCAGTTCGATGAAGTACAAACGCTGGTGCTGGATGAAGCCGACCGCATGCTGGATTTGGGCTTTGCGCGCGAACTCGACGCCGTCTTTGCTGCCTTGCCCGCTCGGCGACAGACCCTGCTGTTCTCCGCCACGTTTTCCGATGATGTTCGCGCCATCGCGGCGAGCATTCTGCGCAGCCCCGTCAATATCAGCGTCAGCCCGCCCAATGCCGCGGCCGGCAACATCGAGCAATGGGTGGTGCCGGTCGATAAGCGGAACAAACCTGAACTCTTCATGCACCTTGTGGCTGAGAACAAGTGGGAGCACGCGCTGGTGTTCGTCAAAACACGCAATGGCGTGGATTACCTGGCGGCCATGCTGGATGAAGCGGGCTATGCGGTCGACACCATTCACGGCGACAAACCGCAACCCGCGCGCCTGCGTGCCCTGGAGCGCTTCAAGACGGGCGAAGTGAATATGCTGGTCGCCACCGACGTGGCCGCGCGCGGGCTGGATATCGACGACCTGCCGCTGGTGATCAACGTCGATCTGCCGATCGTGGCCCAAGACTATGTGCATCGTATTGGGCGTACTGGCCGTGCGGGCGCAAGCGGCGTGGCGGTGTCCCTCGTGTGTGCCGATGAAGCGCCGCAACTGGCTGCGATTGAAGCGTTGATTCGGCAAACACTGCCGCGCGAAGAAGAGCCGGGCTTTGAAGCCGAACATCGCGTGCCGCAAACCAGCGCGACGGGCCAGATCATCAAGAAACCCAAAAAACCCAAGAAGCCCAAAGTGCCGCAAGCTGCGCCGGGCGCCATGCAAAAGCTCACCAAAAAAACGCGCCCGCAAAGCGGCGAGGACAAACGCAAGCCTGCCGCGCAGCGCGCTGTGGCCGGCGGAACAGGCACAAGCCTGTCCGGCGCTAATCCATTCAGCGCACAAAAGCGACGCAGCAAACCTGCCAGCAAGCCAGTGGCGGGTTCACGTACGCCGGCCGGCAAGCCCGCTGGCGGCCGCAGCAAACGCCAACCTTGA
- a CDS encoding CoA ester lyase, with translation MRSKLFVPASRPELFAKALASAADALSFDLEDAVSHERKPQARADLRALLATDDALASDKTLIVRVNALSTPHFAADIDAVARNGVSLINLPKPEHPDDVLAAAAALEAAERANGVTTPIGLLLNVESPRALHIAAELALAHPRVAGLQLGLGDLFEPLSIARRETAAIQQAMFALRIAAGEADVFAYDTAFADIEDSDGFRAEARMARAFGFIGKSCIHPSQIAMANDVFRPSDDDIAHAVRVVEAAREADAKGIGAYLVDGKMIDPPFVERARVLVADAVRLGLLSEAQRASARI, from the coding sequence ATGAGAAGCAAGCTCTTCGTGCCGGCCTCGCGCCCGGAACTCTTCGCCAAGGCGCTCGCGAGCGCCGCCGACGCCCTCTCGTTCGATCTGGAAGACGCTGTTTCGCACGAGCGCAAACCGCAGGCGCGCGCCGATTTGCGCGCGCTGCTCGCCACCGACGACGCCCTCGCGAGCGACAAGACGCTCATCGTGCGCGTCAATGCGCTATCGACGCCGCACTTCGCCGCCGATATCGACGCCGTCGCGCGCAACGGCGTGTCCCTGATCAATCTGCCGAAGCCCGAGCATCCCGACGACGTGCTGGCGGCCGCCGCGGCCCTCGAAGCCGCCGAGCGCGCGAACGGCGTCACCACGCCGATCGGCCTGCTGCTCAACGTCGAGTCGCCGCGCGCATTGCACATTGCCGCGGAACTGGCGCTCGCGCATCCGCGCGTCGCGGGCTTGCAACTCGGCCTGGGCGACCTGTTCGAGCCGCTTTCGATCGCGCGTCGCGAAACGGCCGCGATCCAGCAGGCGATGTTCGCGCTGCGCATCGCGGCAGGCGAAGCCGACGTCTTCGCCTACGACACCGCGTTCGCCGACATCGAGGACAGCGACGGCTTTCGCGCCGAGGCGCGGATGGCGCGCGCATTCGGTTTCATCGGCAAGAGCTGTATTCATCCGAGCCAGATCGCGATGGCGAACGACGTGTTCCGTCCATCCGATGACGACATCGCGCATGCGGTGCGCGTGGTCGAAGCCGCGCGCGAGGCGGATGCGAAAGGCATCGGCGCGTATCTCGTCGACGGAAAGATGATCGACCCGCCCTTTGTCGAGCGGGCACGCGTGCTCGTCGCGGATGCCGTGCGGCTGGGTCTGCTCTCTGAAGCTCAGCGCGCCTCGGCAAGAATCTGA
- a CDS encoding phosphatase PAP2 family protein: MWFQPGEAQQWRRETVVAILCAGLLAFLLGRLFALTLPFRLRPLYDPSIHLSFPLADKTGEGMRLWSSFPSDHASLWMAIAVGIFLVWRWIGVLAIVHCVVFVCLPRVYLGLHYPTDVIGGAAIGAVCAWLLSRAPIRTRFAPFFVRFMEYRPAAGYMLAFLFFFELATMFDEPRYLATLIIKQLHQGGFH; this comes from the coding sequence ATGTGGTTCCAGCCGGGAGAAGCACAGCAATGGCGCCGTGAGACTGTCGTCGCGATCCTATGCGCCGGGCTCTTGGCATTCTTGCTCGGCCGCTTGTTCGCGCTGACGCTGCCGTTTCGACTCCGTCCGCTTTACGACCCCTCCATTCATTTGTCGTTTCCGTTGGCCGACAAGACCGGTGAAGGCATGCGCCTGTGGAGTTCGTTTCCCAGCGACCATGCCTCGCTCTGGATGGCGATAGCCGTCGGCATTTTCCTGGTCTGGCGATGGATCGGTGTGCTCGCGATTGTGCATTGCGTGGTCTTCGTGTGTCTGCCTCGCGTTTATCTGGGGTTGCATTATCCGACTGACGTCATCGGAGGGGCGGCCATCGGCGCCGTCTGCGCATGGCTCCTCTCGCGCGCGCCGATACGCACCCGCTTTGCGCCGTTCTTCGTGCGATTCATGGAATATCGGCCGGCCGCGGGTTACATGCTTGCCTTTCTGTTCTTTTTCGAACTCGCGACGATGTTCGATGAACCGCGCTATCTCGCGACGTTGATCATCAAGCAGTTACACCAGGGCGGCTTCCATTGA
- a CDS encoding HAMP domain-containing protein: MNTISEEANTLTDREVQLMLRTVAALREGEPVQKLPADWTGAKGQLAVELNMLADQCVRQGLALGRATGHTAASLGAAGRVDEEGLSGFWLQQAREANALLEATDTAHARTRDIHTALIALRKGEGASLAADWTGLHGKLADVFNDVVDQNIRMSDELARLSQAVGKEGRIYERATLPDPRGFWRRSIDSVNSLIVDLVHPTSEVARVIGAVAQGDLSKSMALEADGRALEGEFLRTAKIINRMVEQLGTFAAEVTRVAREVGTEGKLGGQADVQDVAGTWKDLTDSVNFMAGNLTSQVRNIAEVTKAVAAGDLSKKITVDVKGEILELKNTINTMVDQLRSFASEVTRVAREVGTEGKLGGQADVKGVAGTWKDLTDNVNFMAGNLTSQVRNIAEVTTAVAAGDLSKKITVDVKGEILELKNTINTMVDQLRSFASEVTRVAREVGTEGKLGGQADVKGVAGTWKDLTDSVNSMGSNLTAQVRNIADVTTAVAAGDLSKKITVDVKGEILELKNTINTMVDQLSSFASEVTRVAREVGTEGKLGGQADVQGVAGTWKDLTDSVNSMGGNLTAQVRNIAEVTTAVAAGDLSKKITVDVKGEILELKNTINTMVDQLRSFASEVTRVAREVGTEGKLGGQADVQGVAGTWKDLTDSVNSMGSNLTAQVRNIADVTTAVAAGDLSKKITVDVKGEILELKNTINTMVDQLRSFASEVTRVAREVGTEGKLGGQADVQGVAGTWKDLTDNVNFMAGNLTSQVRNIADVTKAVAAGDLSKKITVDVKGEILELKNTINTMVDQLSSFASEVTRVAREVGTLGKLGGQADVQGVAGTWKDLTDSVNFMAGNLTSQVRNIADVTKAVAAGDLSKKITVDVKGEILELKNTINTMVDQLRSFASEVTRVAREVGTEGKLGGQADVQGVAGTWKDLTDNVNFMAGNLTSQVRGIARVVTAVANGDLGRKLTVEAKGEIAALADTINSMTDTLATFADQVTTVAREVGVEGKLGGQAKVPGAAGTWKGLTENVNQLAANLTTQVRAIAEVATAVTQGDLTRSITVEALGEVAALKDTINEMIRNLKDTTELNTEQDWLKTNLAKFSRMLQGQKDLVTVGQLILSELAPVVGVQQAEFFVFDMVDEAASLRLVASYASEGHRSHGKQVQLGEGLVGQCAFEKRKILLAPSASTDYRIESGLLSAVPQNVLVMPIVFEGQVKGVIELASLECFNSTHLAFLDQLTESIGIVINTIEANTRTEDLLKQSQSLAQELQSRQEELQQTNEELQEKARLLAHQNQEVERKNSEVEQARQALEDKAKQLALTSKYKSEFLANMSHELRTPLNSLLILSDHLCKNPDGNLSTRQIEYSRTIHSSGNDLLMLINDILDLSKIESGTVVLDVAEHRLADMTTYVERTFRHVAEARHVEFVIHLGDGVPVSIVTDLKRLQQILKNLLSNAFKFTHHGHVSLTIEHARGGWSEDNQALNSAGSVIAFSVQDTGIGISADKQQIVFEAFQQADGSTSRKYGGTGLGLAISRELSKLLGGEIRLTSTPNEGSTFTLFLPRTNDLGRSGRRKLMRREEGREPVPGGSPRASFAVVDLAAQSEMTIEVAHEVSAAHLIDDRDNIVQGDRVALIVENDPAFAGVMVEAARQRGFKALTTAFGAYALTLTDQFKPDLITLDLFLPDMDGWQVLARLKNDMATRHIPVWVISTDESRDRALRSGALAFLPKPVESQAILDNALAALARYIEAERRVVLVALSSPNERELLSSALQALPAAVVLASSREELLKQLSSPAIDALVLADDIAGISPEDIEAAVASREALSPLPVIVSAAGPVPPARWQRVRDGFVALQAASPDQLLDLSVAALHIDAKRLSQEHCAMLQALRASQNALKGVKALIVDDDMRNIFALATIMEDLGMRQVWADNGRDAIRQVESDPEIQIVMMDIMMPEMDGLATMREIRKRPVGKALPIIAVTAKAMKGDREKCIEAGAWDYLSKPVNRDDLLAVLHAWLHR, encoded by the coding sequence ATGAACACCATATCGGAAGAGGCAAACACGCTGACGGACCGCGAAGTCCAACTCATGCTGCGGACGGTCGCCGCCTTGCGGGAAGGCGAACCCGTTCAGAAGTTGCCTGCCGATTGGACCGGTGCAAAAGGACAGCTAGCCGTCGAGCTGAACATGCTGGCCGACCAATGTGTGCGTCAAGGGCTGGCGCTCGGACGCGCAACCGGACACACCGCGGCAAGCCTGGGTGCCGCGGGCCGCGTTGATGAAGAAGGGTTGAGCGGTTTCTGGCTGCAACAGGCGCGTGAAGCCAACGCGCTGCTCGAGGCGACCGATACCGCGCACGCACGTACTCGGGACATTCACACGGCGCTCATCGCGCTGAGAAAAGGAGAAGGGGCGTCGCTCGCCGCCGACTGGACCGGCTTGCACGGCAAGCTTGCGGATGTCTTCAATGACGTCGTCGACCAGAACATCCGCATGTCGGATGAGCTCGCGCGACTCAGCCAGGCAGTCGGCAAGGAAGGCCGCATCTACGAGCGCGCCACACTGCCCGATCCCCGGGGCTTCTGGCGCCGATCGATCGACTCGGTGAATTCCCTCATCGTCGATCTCGTTCACCCCACGAGCGAGGTGGCGCGCGTGATCGGCGCCGTAGCGCAAGGCGATCTCAGCAAAAGCATGGCCCTCGAAGCCGACGGACGTGCGCTCGAAGGCGAATTCCTGCGCACGGCGAAGATCATCAACCGGATGGTCGAGCAGCTCGGCACCTTTGCCGCAGAGGTCACGCGTGTGGCGCGAGAGGTCGGCACGGAAGGCAAGCTCGGCGGTCAGGCAGACGTGCAGGACGTGGCCGGGACATGGAAAGACCTGACCGATTCCGTCAATTTCATGGCCGGCAATCTGACGAGCCAGGTCAGAAACATCGCGGAAGTCACCAAGGCTGTGGCTGCCGGCGACTTGTCGAAGAAAATCACCGTGGACGTCAAGGGCGAAATTCTCGAACTGAAGAACACCATCAACACGATGGTCGATCAGTTGCGGTCCTTCGCTTCCGAAGTGACGCGCGTGGCGCGCGAGGTCGGCACCGAAGGGAAGCTCGGCGGTCAGGCAGACGTCAAGGGCGTCGCGGGCACGTGGAAAGACCTGACCGACAACGTCAACTTCATGGCGGGCAATCTGACGAGCCAGGTTCGCAATATTGCAGAAGTCACGACGGCCGTGGCGGCCGGCGACCTGTCGAAGAAGATCACCGTGGACGTGAAGGGCGAAATTCTCGAGCTTAAGAACACCATCAACACGATGGTCGATCAGTTGCGCTCGTTCGCGTCAGAAGTGACGCGCGTGGCGCGCGAAGTGGGCACCGAAGGAAAGCTCGGCGGTCAGGCCGACGTGAAAGGCGTCGCCGGAACGTGGAAGGATCTCACCGATTCGGTGAACTCGATGGGCAGCAACCTGACGGCGCAGGTGCGCAACATTGCGGACGTGACAACGGCAGTCGCGGCCGGCGATCTTTCGAAGAAGATCACCGTCGACGTGAAGGGCGAAATCCTCGAGCTCAAGAACACGATCAACACCATGGTCGATCAATTGAGTTCCTTCGCCTCGGAAGTGACGCGCGTGGCCCGCGAAGTCGGGACCGAAGGCAAGCTGGGCGGCCAGGCCGACGTGCAGGGCGTCGCGGGAACGTGGAAGGACCTGACTGATTCGGTCAATTCGATGGGCGGCAACCTGACGGCACAGGTGCGCAACATCGCAGAGGTGACGACGGCGGTTGCCGCGGGCGATCTCTCGAAGAAAATCACCGTGGACGTCAAGGGCGAGATTCTCGAACTGAAGAACACCATCAACACGATGGTCGATCAGTTGCGTTCGTTCGCCTCGGAGGTCACGCGCGTTGCACGCGAGGTCGGCACCGAAGGCAAGCTGGGCGGCCAGGCCGATGTGCAAGGCGTAGCGGGAACGTGGAAGGATCTGACCGACTCGGTCAACTCGATGGGCAGCAATCTGACCGCGCAGGTGCGCAACATCGCCGATGTGACGACAGCAGTGGCGGCGGGCGACCTTTCCAAGAAGATCACCGTCGATGTGAAGGGCGAAATCCTCGAGCTCAAGAACACGATCAACACCATGGTCGACCAGTTGCGCTCGTTTGCTTCGGAAGTGACGCGAGTGGCTCGCGAGGTCGGCACTGAAGGCAAGCTGGGAGGACAGGCCGACGTGCAGGGCGTCGCCGGAACCTGGAAAGATCTCACCGATAACGTCAATTTCATGGCCGGCAACCTGACCAGTCAGGTCCGCAACATCGCGGACGTGACGAAGGCGGTAGCGGCGGGTGATCTGTCGAAGAAAATCACCGTGGACGTCAAGGGCGAGATTCTCGAACTGAAGAACACGATCAACACCATGGTCGATCAGCTCAGTTCCTTCGCATCCGAAGTGACGCGAGTCGCGCGCGAAGTCGGCACGTTGGGCAAGCTCGGCGGACAGGCGGATGTGCAGGGCGTCGCCGGCACATGGAAGGATTTGACCGATTCGGTCAACTTCATGGCAGGCAATCTGACGAGCCAGGTCCGCAACATCGCCGACGTGACGAAAGCGGTGGCGGCAGGCGATCTGTCCAAGAAGATCACCGTGGACGTCAAGGGCGAGATCCTCGAACTGAAGAACACCATCAACACGATGGTCGATCAGTTGCGTTCGTTTGCGTCCGAGGTGACGCGTGTGGCGCGCGAGGTCGGCACCGAGGGCAAGCTCGGCGGTCAGGCGGACGTGCAGGGCGTCGCGGGCACGTGGAAGGACCTGACCGACAACGTCAACTTCATGGCGGGCAACCTGACGAGCCAGGTTCGCGGCATCGCGCGAGTCGTGACCGCCGTGGCGAACGGCGATTTGGGCCGCAAGCTCACGGTGGAGGCAAAGGGCGAAATCGCGGCGCTCGCCGACACGATCAACAGCATGACGGACACGCTCGCCACGTTCGCCGATCAGGTGACGACCGTCGCGCGCGAAGTGGGTGTCGAAGGCAAGCTCGGCGGACAGGCCAAGGTGCCTGGCGCTGCGGGCACGTGGAAAGGGCTGACGGAAAACGTGAATCAGCTTGCGGCGAATCTGACGACGCAGGTTCGCGCAATCGCCGAGGTGGCGACGGCGGTGACGCAAGGCGACCTGACTCGTTCGATCACCGTCGAGGCGCTTGGTGAAGTCGCGGCGCTCAAGGACACCATCAACGAGATGATTCGCAACCTGAAGGACACGACCGAGCTCAACACGGAGCAGGATTGGCTCAAGACGAATCTGGCGAAGTTCAGCCGCATGCTGCAGGGGCAGAAGGACCTGGTCACCGTCGGCCAGCTCATTTTGTCCGAGCTTGCGCCAGTCGTCGGCGTGCAACAAGCCGAATTCTTCGTATTCGACATGGTCGATGAGGCCGCTTCGCTGAGGCTCGTGGCGAGCTACGCGTCCGAAGGCCATCGCTCGCACGGCAAGCAGGTTCAGCTGGGTGAGGGGCTCGTCGGTCAGTGCGCGTTCGAGAAGCGCAAGATTCTGCTCGCGCCGTCGGCGTCCACCGACTACCGGATCGAATCGGGTCTGCTGAGCGCCGTGCCGCAAAACGTACTTGTGATGCCGATCGTTTTCGAAGGCCAGGTCAAAGGCGTGATCGAACTGGCCTCGCTCGAATGCTTCAATTCGACTCACCTGGCGTTTCTCGATCAGCTGACTGAAAGTATCGGCATCGTCATCAATACGATCGAAGCGAACACGCGTACGGAGGACTTGCTCAAGCAGTCGCAATCGCTTGCACAGGAGCTGCAGAGCCGGCAGGAAGAGCTTCAGCAGACCAACGAGGAACTACAGGAAAAAGCGCGGCTGCTCGCGCATCAGAACCAGGAAGTCGAGCGCAAGAACTCGGAGGTCGAGCAGGCACGCCAGGCGCTCGAGGACAAAGCGAAGCAGCTTGCCCTGACGTCGAAATACAAGTCGGAGTTTCTCGCCAACATGTCGCACGAACTGCGCACGCCGCTCAATAGCCTGCTCATTTTGTCCGATCATCTCTGCAAGAATCCCGACGGCAACCTGTCTACCAGGCAGATCGAATACTCGCGGACCATTCATTCCTCGGGGAACGACCTGCTGATGCTCATCAACGACATTCTTGATCTTTCGAAGATCGAGTCCGGCACGGTCGTTCTGGACGTTGCGGAGCACCGCCTCGCCGACATGACGACATATGTCGAGCGCACCTTCCGGCACGTTGCTGAAGCGCGCCATGTCGAATTCGTCATTCATCTCGGCGACGGTGTACCTGTCTCGATCGTGACGGACCTCAAGCGTCTGCAGCAGATTCTGAAGAATCTCCTCTCCAATGCCTTCAAGTTCACGCATCACGGACACGTATCACTGACGATCGAGCATGCGCGGGGCGGATGGAGCGAGGACAATCAGGCGCTGAACAGCGCAGGCAGTGTGATCGCTTTTTCAGTTCAGGACACCGGCATCGGCATTTCGGCGGACAAGCAGCAGATCGTATTCGAGGCTTTCCAGCAGGCCGATGGCAGCACCAGCCGAAAATACGGCGGCACCGGACTGGGGCTCGCGATCAGCCGCGAACTGTCCAAGCTGCTGGGGGGCGAAATCCGCCTCACCAGCACGCCGAATGAGGGCAGCACGTTCACGCTGTTCTTGCCGCGCACCAACGATCTCGGCAGAAGCGGGCGAAGAAAGCTGATGCGGCGGGAAGAGGGACGCGAGCCCGTTCCGGGTGGCTCGCCCCGCGCGAGCTTTGCGGTCGTGGACCTGGCGGCGCAGTCAGAGATGACTATCGAGGTTGCGCACGAGGTATCGGCCGCACACCTTATCGACGACCGTGACAACATCGTTCAGGGCGATCGGGTTGCGCTGATTGTCGAAAACGATCCGGCATTCGCGGGCGTGATGGTCGAAGCGGCGCGGCAGCGCGGATTCAAGGCGCTCACCACTGCATTCGGCGCCTACGCCTTGACGCTGACCGACCAGTTCAAACCGGACCTCATCACGCTGGATCTGTTTCTGCCCGATATGGACGGATGGCAGGTTCTCGCGCGGCTCAAGAACGACATGGCCACCCGGCACATTCCGGTGTGGGTGATCTCGACCGATGAATCGCGGGACCGCGCGCTACGGTCCGGTGCTCTCGCCTTTCTGCCCAAACCGGTCGAGTCCCAGGCGATCCTGGATAACGCGCTCGCTGCGTTGGCCCGATACATCGAAGCAGAGCGACGCGTCGTTCTCGTGGCGCTTTCGTCGCCGAATGAGCGGGAGTTGCTTTCCAGTGCGTTGCAGGCCTTGCCGGCCGCGGTCGTGTTGGCCAGCTCCCGCGAGGAGTTGCTAAAGCAACTCTCGTCTCCAGCCATTGACGCGCTGGTGCTCGCTGACGACATTGCCGGCATTTCACCCGAAGACATCGAAGCGGCAGTTGCTTCGCGCGAAGCCCTTTCGCCATTGCCGGTCATCGTGAGCGCGGCGGGCCCGGTCCCGCCTGCACGCTGGCAGCGCGTCAGGGACGGGTTCGTCGCCCTGCAAGCGGCGAGCCCCGATCAATTGCTCGATCTGAGCGTCGCCGCGCTGCACATCGATGCAAAGCGCCTCAGCCAGGAGCACTGCGCCATGCTGCAGGCGTTGCGGGCGTCACAGAACGCGTTGAAGGGCGTCAAGGCACTGATCGTCGATGACGACATGCGCAACATCTTTGCGCTCGCGACGATCATGGAGGATCTCGGCATGCGTCAGGTCTGGGCCGACAACGGGCGCGATGCGATACGGCAGGTGGAGTCCGATCCCGAGATCCAGATCGTCATGATGGACATCATGATGCCCGAGATGGACGGCCTCGCCACGATGCGGGAAATCCGCAAGCGACCGGTAGGCAAGGCATTGCCGATCATCGCAGTCACGGCCAAAGCGATGAAGGGCGATCGCGAAAAGTGTATCGAGGCAGGCGCGTGGGATTACCTCTCGAAGCCGGTCAACCGCGATGACCTGCTTGCCGTGCTGCACGCGTGGCTGCATCGTTAG
- a CDS encoding MBL fold metallo-hydrolase, translating to MRETTRNVRPVTASFGKEGSGELVPSRYAVRVGDVDVVMISDGILPLPTSTMSTNASEADRNDWFDGRFLQRDTFDWALNIALVRSGERVILIDSGVGDGFEYFTRAGRSVMRLESAGIDLAAITDIVITHMHMDHVGGLNVDGVKARLNPEVRIHVSAAEVEFWKNPDFTRTVMPETVPPALRKAAAKFMERYSENIVQFNQTVEVAAGVKARVTGGHTPGHCVVDVASGGERLTFVGDAIFEVGFDHPDWQNGFEHDPEVAADVRVALLDEAAKTGALLAAAHIAFPSIGHVAKNGDGFRFIPVQWDY from the coding sequence ATGAGAGAAACAACCCGCAACGTCCGGCCGGTTACCGCCAGCTTTGGCAAGGAAGGTTCTGGCGAACTCGTGCCGTCGCGCTACGCCGTGCGCGTGGGCGACGTCGACGTCGTCATGATCAGCGACGGCATTCTGCCGCTGCCCACCTCCACCATGTCCACTAACGCGAGCGAAGCTGACCGCAATGATTGGTTCGACGGTCGTTTCCTGCAACGTGACACGTTCGACTGGGCGTTGAATATTGCGCTCGTGCGCAGCGGAGAACGCGTAATCCTGATCGACTCAGGCGTGGGTGACGGTTTCGAATACTTCACGCGTGCCGGTCGATCGGTCATGCGCCTGGAATCGGCCGGCATCGACCTGGCAGCGATCACCGATATCGTGATCACGCATATGCACATGGATCACGTCGGTGGGCTGAACGTCGACGGAGTCAAGGCCAGGCTGAACCCCGAAGTGCGCATCCACGTGTCGGCTGCGGAAGTGGAATTCTGGAAGAATCCGGACTTCACCAGGACAGTGATGCCGGAAACGGTGCCCCCCGCGCTTCGCAAGGCTGCCGCGAAGTTCATGGAGCGATACAGCGAAAACATCGTGCAGTTCAATCAGACCGTCGAGGTCGCGGCGGGCGTGAAGGCGCGCGTGACGGGTGGGCACACACCGGGACACTGCGTCGTGGACGTCGCATCAGGCGGAGAAAGGCTGACTTTCGTAGGCGACGCGATCTTCGAAGTCGGTTTCGACCATCCCGATTGGCAGAATGGCTTCGAGCACGATCCCGAAGTGGCCGCGGACGTACGGGTGGCGCTGCTGGACGAAGCCGCTAAAACGGGCGCTCTGCTGGCCGCTGCACATATCGCGTTCCCGTCCATCGGTCACGTCGCAAAGAACGGTGACGGCTTTCGTTTCATACCGGTGCAGTGGGACTACTGA